One window of the Emcibacter sp. genome contains the following:
- a CDS encoding nucleotidyltransferase family protein — MTETSGSLVIDVLKSPDLMPDFTVDQWNSLLYEARVNSLTGRLAAEARKHDLWDSLPGRVQDIFLSAEIDAQSRQRRLMWELNRIRRALFGFEGPIVVLKGGAYIARKLEAAAGRVSSDVDIMVDRNDLPAVEEKLLEHGWVHSVEDDYDQRYYREWAHELPPLFHPDRGMTVDVHHTILPLTSRLGVDASMLLDDIEQVDGNLYTLSPEDMLLHSAVHLFHDGEIAVSLRNLLEEHDMIREFSRTEGFWNRLMARADELALGRPLYYCLRYCSMILETEIPAAVLAESARYAPNSFVRGMMDWMVPLVTYPPKNRLFQLVSKILYMRSHWLRMPAGLLIRHLTTKFFRRFKGEAA; from the coding sequence ATGACTGAAACAAGCGGCTCCCTGGTAATTGATGTCCTGAAAAGTCCGGACCTGATGCCGGATTTCACCGTTGATCAGTGGAACAGTCTGCTTTACGAGGCCCGCGTCAACAGCCTGACAGGCCGGCTGGCTGCCGAGGCCCGGAAGCATGACCTGTGGGACAGCCTGCCCGGACGGGTACAGGATATTTTCCTGTCGGCGGAAATTGACGCCCAGTCCCGCCAGCGTCGCCTGATGTGGGAACTGAACCGGATCCGTCGGGCCCTGTTTGGTTTTGAAGGCCCGATTGTGGTTCTGAAGGGCGGGGCCTATATTGCCCGCAAACTGGAAGCTGCCGCCGGCAGGGTCAGTTCCGACGTGGATATTATGGTTGACCGGAATGATCTTCCGGCGGTCGAGGAAAAGCTGCTGGAACATGGCTGGGTGCATAGTGTGGAAGACGACTATGACCAGAGATATTACCGGGAATGGGCGCATGAACTGCCGCCGCTTTTTCATCCGGACCGGGGTATGACGGTGGATGTCCATCATACCATACTGCCGCTGACCAGCCGGCTTGGTGTAGACGCGTCAATGTTGCTGGACGATATCGAGCAGGTGGACGGCAATCTTTATACCCTGTCGCCGGAAGATATGCTGCTGCACAGTGCGGTGCATCTGTTTCACGACGGGGAGATTGCCGTCTCGCTCCGTAATTTGCTGGAAGAGCATGACATGATCCGGGAATTCTCGCGCACTGAAGGCTTTTGGAACAGGCTTATGGCGCGGGCAGATGAACTGGCGCTCGGTCGGCCGCTTTATTATTGCCTGCGCTATTGTTCGATGATTCTGGAAACGGAAATACCGGCAGCGGTGCTGGCAGAGAGCGCCCGTTATGCCCCAAATTCATTTGTGCGGGGGATGATGGACTGGATGGTGCCGCTGGTGACCTATCCGCCAAAAAATCGCCTGTTTCAGCTGGTATCGAAAATTCTTTACATGCGTTCGCACTGGCTGCGCATGCCGGCCGGGCTTTTGATCCGCCATCTCACTACAAAATTTTTCCGACGTTTCAAAGGCGAGGCGGCCTAG
- the glmU gene encoding bifunctional UDP-N-acetylglucosamine diphosphorylase/glucosamine-1-phosphate N-acetyltransferase GlmU: MSSTDLAVIILAAGKGTRMKSSTHKVLHPLAGHPMLMHLMDRLVPLSPSRKVVVVGAGKEQVENAVGDISEIVVQEPQLGTGHAVQVTRDALEGFDGNVLILYGDVPMLTEETLQAMVDARMGDTAASVVVLGFRPADTKAYGRLVVNGSGELEAIVEHKDASEEQRKIDLCNSGIMAVDGKELFTLLDLVSNDNASSEYYLTDIVEIARSRGLTCSVVEADEQEVMGINSRRELAEAEAVFQNRRRDWFMAEGVTLIDPNTVFFAHDTRVGRDVVIGPNVFFGPGVTIDDNVKIHSFSHLEGCTVHSGASVGPFARLRPNADIGEGAKIGNFVEIKKSTIEKDAKVSHLTYIGDARVGEGANIGAGTITCNYDGFNKFKTDIGKGAFIGSNTSLVAPVTIGDGAIVGAGSVVTKEVSADALAVTRASQKELGGWALKFRQNQKK, translated from the coding sequence ATGAGCTCTACTGATCTGGCGGTCATTATTCTCGCGGCGGGCAAGGGGACCCGCATGAAGTCTTCCACCCACAAGGTTCTGCACCCGCTGGCCGGGCATCCCATGCTGATGCACCTGATGGACCGGCTTGTGCCGCTGTCGCCCTCCCGCAAGGTTGTCGTGGTCGGCGCCGGCAAGGAACAGGTGGAAAATGCCGTCGGGGATATTTCTGAAATCGTGGTCCAGGAGCCGCAGCTTGGCACCGGCCATGCGGTCCAGGTCACCCGCGACGCGCTCGAAGGGTTTGATGGCAATGTTCTGATCCTCTATGGCGATGTGCCAATGCTGACCGAGGAAACCCTGCAGGCGATGGTCGATGCCCGTATGGGCGATACTGCCGCTTCTGTCGTGGTGCTGGGTTTCCGCCCGGCGGATACCAAGGCCTACGGCCGTCTGGTGGTTAACGGTTCAGGCGAACTGGAAGCCATCGTCGAGCACAAGGACGCCAGCGAGGAACAACGCAAAATCGACCTGTGTAATTCCGGCATCATGGCCGTGGACGGGAAAGAACTGTTCACCCTGCTGGATCTGGTCAGCAATGACAATGCGTCGAGCGAATATTATCTCACCGATATCGTCGAAATCGCCCGTAGCCGGGGATTGACCTGCAGTGTGGTCGAAGCCGATGAACAGGAAGTCATGGGCATCAACAGCCGCAGGGAGCTGGCCGAGGCGGAAGCGGTGTTCCAGAACCGCAGGCGTGACTGGTTCATGGCCGAGGGCGTGACCCTGATTGACCCGAATACGGTCTTTTTCGCCCATGATACGCGGGTAGGCCGTGATGTGGTGATCGGCCCCAATGTGTTTTTCGGCCCCGGTGTGACTATTGATGACAATGTGAAGATCCACAGTTTTTCCCATCTTGAAGGGTGCACCGTCCATAGCGGCGCTTCCGTCGGGCCGTTTGCCCGGCTACGCCCCAACGCCGACATCGGCGAGGGCGCCAAGATCGGCAACTTTGTGGAAATCAAGAAATCCACCATCGAGAAGGATGCCAAGGTCAGCCATCTGACTTATATTGGCGATGCCCGGGTCGGTGAGGGGGCCAATATCGGCGCTGGCACCATCACCTGTAACTATGACGGTTTCAACAAGTTCAAGACGGACATTGGCAAGGGGGCTTTCATCGGCTCCAATACCTCGCTTGTGGCCCCGGTGACCATCGGTGACGGCGCCATCGTCGGGGCCGGCAGCGTGGTGACCAAAGAAGTCTCGGCGGACGCCCTGGCGGTAACCCGGGCGAGCCAGAAGGAACTTGGCGGCTGGGCCCTGAAGTTTCGCCAAAATCAGAAGAAATAA
- a CDS encoding IS3 family transposase (programmed frameshift) gives MARTRHSEDFKREAVKLALSSNLPRQAVAEDLGIGKSTLGKWITEHRQTQQGAEEPSGGSDDLHGELARLRRENRILREERELPKKSNRLLREPKIMRYRFIDAEKAHHQVDRLCGLLEVSRSGYYAWRSRPASKRSREDLVLLAHIKAEFESSHYSYGRPRMVEELKAKGLEVGHTRIGRLMRENGIQAIRSRRKRYQRPGLVPSFGYAPNLLDQDFTADRPNEKWVVDISYVATLRGWIYLAVVMDLYSRRIVGWHMSDRMKQDLALQALKMAISLRRPEPGLIHHSDRGSQYVATEYQMTLKQHAIVPSMSGKGNCYDNAAVEAFFKTLKAELVWRVKFESREQAERIINEYIMNFYNRKRRHSTLGNISPMAYEKLAA, from the exons ATGGCCCGAACAAGACATTCAGAAGACTTCAAACGTGAGGCTGTCAAACTGGCGCTGAGCAGCAATTTACCCAGGCAGGCTGTTGCCGAAGATTTGGGGATCGGCAAATCGACCCTTGGCAAGTGGATCACCGAACATCGACAGACGCAGCAGGGGGCGGAAGAGCCTTCCGGAGGGTCTGATGATCTTCATGGGGAACTTGCCCGGCTTCGTCGCGAGAACAGGATATTGCGTGAGGAGCGCGAACTCC CTAAAAAAAGCAACCGCCTTCTTCGCGAGCCAAAAATAATGCGCTACCGATTTATCGATGCGGAGAAGGCGCATCATCAGGTGGACCGCCTCTGCGGCCTGCTGGAAGTTTCCCGCTCGGGCTATTATGCCTGGCGCAGCCGCCCTGCCAGCAAACGGTCCCGGGAGGATCTGGTGCTTCTGGCCCATATCAAGGCGGAGTTCGAAAGCAGTCACTATTCCTACGGCCGTCCGCGGATGGTGGAAGAACTGAAGGCCAAGGGCCTGGAGGTCGGGCATACCCGTATCGGGCGCCTGATGAGGGAGAATGGCATTCAGGCCATTCGCAGCCGCAGGAAACGCTATCAGCGCCCGGGCCTCGTGCCGTCGTTCGGCTATGCCCCCAACCTGCTGGATCAGGACTTTACGGCCGACCGGCCCAATGAGAAATGGGTCGTTGATATCTCCTATGTCGCCACTCTTCGCGGCTGGATTTATCTCGCTGTGGTGATGGACCTTTATTCCCGCCGTATTGTGGGATGGCATATGAGTGACCGGATGAAGCAGGACCTGGCCCTGCAGGCGCTGAAGATGGCCATCTCCTTGCGTCGACCGGAACCGGGTCTGATCCATCACTCAGACCGTGGCAGCCAATATGTGGCGACCGAATACCAGATGACGCTGAAACAACATGCCATCGTCCCGTCCATGTCCGGGAAGGGCAACTGTTACGATAATGCTGCCGTCGAGGCCTTCTTTAAAACCTTGAAAGCGGAACTGGTCTGGCGCGTGAAATTCGAAAGCCGTGAACAGGCAGAAAGGATCATCAATGAGTACATTATGAACTTCTATAACCGGAAAAGGCGACATTCGACCCTTGGCAACATCAGCCCGATGGCCTATGAGAAATTAGCCGCCTAA
- a CDS encoding type II toxin-antitoxin system prevent-host-death family antitoxin has protein sequence MKIAIHEAKGKLSGLIKAAGEGEQILLTKHGKPVAEIRPIAGAKTPEEKKAALDNILARAKEKAAKGVPAAEADKFLYDDTGMPG, from the coding sequence ATGAAAATTGCGATCCATGAAGCCAAGGGCAAACTGTCCGGCCTGATCAAGGCGGCCGGTGAGGGGGAGCAGATATTGCTCACCAAGCACGGCAAGCCTGTGGCGGAAATCCGTCCCATTGCCGGGGCGAAAACGCCTGAGGAAAAAAAGGCAGCCCTCGACAATATTCTCGCTCGGGCAAAGGAGAAGGCCGCCAAGGGTGTTCCCGCCGCCGAGGCCGACAAATTCCTTTATGACGACACCGGAATGCCCGGATGA
- a CDS encoding HprK-related kinase A, whose amino-acid sequence MHKKDTVALAEIPDRQLGRQLKTGGISLEVGPFVTQVRILFPHVRRQFCDLYGGYPVYPEGTIANNHLNVYGRNFYRRWIKPQACVDTMMKDAFIPLHADLGLVATEMGLNWQVAVGCKNFLLFHAGVVERNGRVVIMPAASGSGKSTLAAGLSFVGWRLFSDEFGLADINTGDFVPYPRPVSLKNESIPVMKDWASEGTTFSKEYEGTPKGTICYMRPPEDSISRMFERAKAGAIILPVFDPDAKPEIRPITRSMAFFKIVMSSANYGDIGERSFRIMTDIADSAACCEIVYPNLEEGIRLVERFVDENVDPGPGGGND is encoded by the coding sequence ATGCATAAAAAAGACACCGTTGCACTCGCCGAAATTCCCGACAGGCAACTGGGGAGGCAGTTAAAAACAGGGGGTATTTCCCTTGAAGTGGGTCCGTTCGTGACCCAGGTGCGTATCCTGTTTCCTCATGTTCGCAGGCAATTCTGCGATCTTTACGGTGGTTATCCGGTCTATCCGGAAGGGACAATCGCCAACAATCACCTCAACGTTTACGGTCGTAATTTTTATCGCCGCTGGATCAAACCCCAGGCCTGTGTCGACACCATGATGAAGGATGCTTTCATTCCCCTGCATGCGGATCTGGGGCTGGTGGCAACCGAAATGGGCCTGAACTGGCAGGTCGCCGTGGGTTGCAAGAATTTCCTTTTGTTTCATGCCGGTGTTGTCGAGCGCAATGGCCGGGTGGTGATCATGCCCGCAGCGTCCGGCAGCGGCAAGAGCACCCTGGCGGCGGGTCTGTCCTTTGTCGGCTGGCGGCTGTTTTCCGATGAATTCGGTCTGGCGGACATCAACACCGGGGATTTTGTGCCTTATCCCCGGCCGGTCTCGCTGAAGAATGAATCAATACCGGTGATGAAGGACTGGGCGAGCGAAGGCACCACATTCAGCAAGGAATATGAAGGCACGCCCAAAGGCACCATTTGCTATATGCGCCCGCCCGAAGACAGCATCAGCCGCATGTTTGAAAGGGCGAAGGCCGGGGCCATCATCCTGCCGGTTTTTGACCCCGACGCCAAACCGGAGATTCGACCGATCACCCGCAGCATGGCCTTTTTCAAGATCGTCATGTCGTCGGCCAATTACGGCGACATCGGCGAGCGGTCCTTCAGAATCATGACCGACATTGCGGATAGCGCCGCCTGTTGTGAAATCGTCTATCCGAACCTGGAGGAAGGGATCAGGCTGGTCGAGCGTTTTGTCGATGAAAATGTCGATCCGGGCCCGGGGGGCGGCAATGACTGA
- a CDS encoding HAD family hydrolase codes for MSEKLKAVIFDLDGTLVDSARDLTATLNHVLGLEGRPKIHIDDVRHMVGHGSRALIIKGFDHSGEVPPDAEVDRLQGIFLDYYNSHIADHTIAFPGLHEALAELQDNGVKLAVCTNKVEDLSHKLLKALELDDFFCALTGGDSFDYKKPDPRHLTSTLELMGCPPEGAVMVGDSANDIDAARNAALPVVGVTFGYTPVPVEELKPNRVIDHFDQLIPALRDIMG; via the coding sequence ATGTCAGAAAAACTGAAAGCCGTGATCTTCGACCTGGACGGTACCCTTGTGGACAGCGCCCGGGACCTGACCGCCACCCTCAATCATGTGCTGGGCCTGGAAGGCCGCCCGAAAATCCATATTGACGACGTGCGTCATATGGTCGGGCACGGCTCCCGCGCCCTCATCATCAAAGGTTTTGATCATTCCGGCGAGGTGCCGCCGGACGCCGAGGTGGACCGGCTGCAGGGCATCTTCCTCGACTATTACAACAGCCATATTGCCGACCATACCATCGCCTTCCCCGGCCTGCACGAGGCACTGGCGGAACTGCAGGACAACGGTGTGAAACTCGCGGTCTGCACCAACAAGGTGGAAGACCTGAGCCACAAGCTGCTGAAGGCTCTCGAACTGGATGATTTTTTCTGCGCCCTGACCGGCGGCGATAGCTTTGACTATAAGAAACCGGACCCCCGGCACCTGACCTCGACGCTGGAGCTGATGGGCTGCCCCCCCGAGGGGGCCGTGATGGTGGGCGATTCCGCCAATGATATCGACGCCGCCCGCAATGCAGCCCTTCCGGTGGTGGGTGTGACGTTCGGCTATACGCCGGTGCCTGTGGAGGAACTCAAGCCCAACCGGGTGATTGACCATTTCGACCAACTCATTCCCGCTCTCCGGGACATCATGGGCTAG
- a CDS encoding PstS family phosphate ABC transporter substrate-binding protein, producing MSVAGAAEARDQIRIVGSSTVFPFATAVAEEFGQTTSFKTPVVESTGSGGGLKLFCAGVGEGHPDITNASRRIKSSEIELCASNGVQEIVEVKVGYDGIVLANSKEVPQMELSLRDIWLALAKEVPVGGSMVENPYRYWNEVNPSLPKKKIEVMGPPPTSGTRDAFVELGMEGGCKTFPEIKGMKKTDKKAYKAVCHTIREDGAYVEAGENDNLIVGKLQANPDALGIFGYSFLDQNSDVIQGSVVNGELPTFENISDGKYPVSRSLFFYVKKAHVGKIPGIQEYLAEFTSDKAMGEFGYLAEKGLIPMPEEELAKYREDAKNLTPMK from the coding sequence ATGTCCGTGGCAGGTGCTGCCGAAGCCCGGGACCAGATACGTATTGTCGGGTCTTCTACAGTTTTCCCTTTCGCAACAGCCGTTGCTGAAGAATTCGGCCAGACAACCTCATTCAAGACGCCTGTTGTTGAAAGCACAGGATCAGGCGGTGGCCTCAAGCTTTTCTGCGCCGGTGTTGGTGAAGGTCATCCGGATATTACCAACGCTTCCCGCCGCATCAAAAGCTCAGAGATCGAGCTTTGCGCTTCCAACGGCGTACAGGAAATCGTTGAAGTCAAAGTAGGATACGACGGCATTGTCCTGGCGAACTCAAAAGAGGTTCCGCAGATGGAACTTTCCCTGCGTGACATCTGGCTCGCCCTGGCCAAGGAAGTTCCGGTCGGCGGTTCCATGGTTGAAAACCCCTATCGTTACTGGAATGAAGTAAATCCGTCCCTGCCGAAGAAAAAAATCGAGGTTATGGGCCCGCCTCCGACTTCCGGCACACGTGACGCCTTTGTTGAACTGGGTATGGAAGGCGGATGTAAAACCTTCCCGGAAATCAAGGGCATGAAGAAAACCGACAAGAAAGCATACAAAGCGGTCTGTCACACAATCCGTGAAGACGGCGCCTATGTGGAAGCCGGTGAAAACGACAACCTGATCGTTGGCAAACTGCAGGCCAACCCCGATGCCTTGGGCATCTTCGGTTACAGCTTCCTTGACCAGAACAGCGATGTCATCCAGGGTAGCGTCGTAAACGGTGAACTGCCGACCTTCGAAAATATTTCAGACGGCAAATATCCTGTATCCCGCTCACTGTTCTTCTATGTCAAAAAAGCACATGTGGGTAAAATTCCGGGTATCCAGGAATATCTGGCTGAATTCACCAGCGACAAGGCAATGGGCGAATTCGGTTACCTGGCAGAAAAAGGCCTGATCCCGATGCCTGAGGAAGAGCTTGCAAAATATCGTGAAGATGCAAAAAATCTTACACCGATGAAGTAA
- a CDS encoding type II toxin-antitoxin system VapC family toxin — protein sequence MIAVDTSAVMALLLGEEGAEKISECLTENDLCMSAGTLSELLIVASSRGLGEEAEELISALGVEIVTVDGAVARQVQQVYATWGKGSHPAGLNFGDCFAYALARERSVPLLYVGNDFGKTDIKPVL from the coding sequence ATGATTGCGGTCGATACCTCTGCGGTCATGGCGCTGCTGCTTGGGGAGGAGGGGGCGGAGAAAATCTCCGAATGCCTTACCGAGAATGATCTTTGCATGTCCGCGGGAACCCTGTCGGAACTTCTGATTGTCGCCAGTTCGAGAGGGCTTGGTGAAGAAGCCGAGGAACTGATTTCCGCGCTGGGGGTCGAGATCGTCACGGTGGATGGGGCTGTGGCCCGGCAGGTGCAGCAGGTCTACGCCACCTGGGGCAAGGGAAGTCATCCGGCCGGGCTCAATTTCGGCGATTGCTTCGCCTATGCCCTGGCGAGGGAACGAAGCGTTCCGCTGCTTTATGTGGGCAATGATTTCGGAAAGACGGATATCAAACCGGTTTTGTAG
- the glmS gene encoding glutamine--fructose-6-phosphate transaminase (isomerizing): MCGIIGIIGKEDATPRIVDGLRRLEYRGYDSAGIATLYNGKNIDRRRAEGKLKNLEARLVESPLPGTIGIGHTRWATHGAPTENNAHPHATPRVAVVHNGIIENFRELREELTSEGHVFETETDTETIVHLITSLLDKGLDARAAAAAALEKLEGAFGLAIIFDGEDNLMIGARRGSPLVVGYGDGEMYLGSDAIALSDLTNRITYLDEGDRVELTRDAARIFDESGKEVIRPVTIASVSGGMIDKGNYRHFMLKEIYEQPTVVGQTIGTLVDPLHGTTTLPEFPFDLGSIERVTIIACGTSYYAGMVAKYWLEQMARINVEVDIASEFRYREAVMPAGGLAIFISQSGETADTLAALRYAKSQGQHILTIVNVPQSSMERESDIVLQTHAGPEVGVASTKAFTCQLSVLACLSIAVAKARGKIDHKEEERLCHALTEVPARMAEVLNHDESIEALADDMSKARDVIYLGRGPEYPIAMEGALKLKEISYIHAEGYAAGEMKHGPIALIDELVPIIVIAPSGRLFDKTVSNMQEVIARKGRVIFITDVEGAKKNGVDAEATIALPMLDEFVTPLLYAIPVQLLSYHVAVAKGTDVDQPRNLAKSVTVE, encoded by the coding sequence ATGTGCGGCATCATCGGTATCATCGGCAAGGAAGACGCCACTCCCCGGATTGTGGACGGATTGCGTCGTCTGGAATATCGCGGCTATGACAGCGCGGGCATTGCCACGCTGTATAACGGCAAAAACATTGACCGCCGCCGGGCCGAAGGCAAGCTGAAGAATCTCGAGGCCCGTCTGGTCGAGAGTCCGCTGCCGGGTACCATCGGCATCGGCCATACCCGCTGGGCCACCCACGGTGCGCCGACCGAAAATAACGCCCATCCCCATGCCACCCCGCGGGTGGCTGTGGTGCATAACGGCATCATTGAGAATTTCCGCGAACTGCGCGAGGAACTGACGTCCGAGGGCCATGTTTTCGAGACTGAAACAGACACCGAAACCATCGTCCATTTGATCACCAGCCTGCTCGACAAGGGCCTTGACGCCCGGGCCGCGGCCGCCGCCGCGCTGGAAAAGCTGGAAGGGGCCTTTGGCCTCGCCATTATTTTTGACGGTGAAGACAACCTGATGATCGGCGCCCGGCGCGGCAGCCCGCTTGTGGTCGGTTACGGCGACGGCGAGATGTATCTCGGCTCCGACGCCATTGCCCTGTCCGACCTGACCAACCGCATCACCTATCTGGATGAAGGCGACCGGGTCGAGCTGACCCGTGATGCCGCCCGTATTTTTGATGAAAGCGGCAAGGAAGTCATCCGTCCCGTGACCATCGCCAGCGTTTCCGGCGGCATGATCGACAAGGGCAACTACCGCCATTTCATGCTCAAGGAAATCTACGAACAGCCGACCGTGGTTGGCCAGACCATCGGTACCCTGGTGGATCCGCTGCATGGCACCACCACCCTGCCGGAATTCCCCTTTGATTTAGGCAGCATCGAGCGGGTGACCATCATCGCCTGCGGCACGTCCTATTATGCGGGCATGGTCGCCAAATACTGGCTCGAGCAGATGGCCCGCATCAATGTGGAGGTCGATATCGCCTCCGAATTCCGGTATCGGGAAGCGGTGATGCCAGCCGGCGGGCTCGCGATCTTTATTTCCCAGTCCGGGGAGACCGCCGATACCCTGGCGGCTTTGCGCTACGCCAAATCACAGGGCCAGCATATCCTGACCATCGTCAATGTGCCGCAAAGCAGTATGGAGCGGGAAAGCGACATCGTGCTGCAGACCCATGCAGGGCCGGAAGTAGGCGTCGCCTCGACCAAGGCCTTCACATGTCAGCTCTCGGTCCTCGCCTGCCTGTCCATCGCCGTGGCCAAGGCCCGCGGCAAGATCGACCACAAGGAAGAAGAACGGCTGTGCCATGCGCTGACCGAAGTACCGGCGCGTATGGCCGAGGTCCTGAACCATGACGAATCCATCGAGGCGCTGGCCGACGACATGTCAAAGGCCCGGGATGTGATCTATTTAGGGAGAGGCCCGGAATATCCCATCGCCATGGAAGGGGCGCTGAAGCTCAAGGAAATCAGCTATATCCATGCGGAAGGTTATGCCGCCGGGGAAATGAAGCACGGACCCATCGCGCTTATTGATGAACTTGTGCCGATCATTGTCATTGCGCCCTCGGGCCGCCTGTTTGACAAGACCGTGTCCAATATGCAGGAAGTGATTGCCCGTAAAGGAAGGGTGATCTTCATCACCGACGTGGAAGGCGCGAAAAAGAACGGCGTCGATGCGGAGGCCACCATCGCCCTGCCGATGCTGGACGAGTTCGTGACACCATTGCTTTACGCCATCCCGGTGCAGCTCCTCAGCTATCACGTCGCCGTCGCCAAAGGCACCGATGTGGACCAGCCGCGCAACCTGGCCAAATCGGTGACGGTGGAGTAA
- a CDS encoding HPr-rel-A system PqqD family peptide chaperone, with translation MSLYETAVFRIGDTAGFLWKNWDDAYIIFDPRSGHTQAMNIFAREILAIIEEKPSSLQDICHELETVMEEKFSEDIRQNIRQTMAEFDKMGLIEPTDA, from the coding sequence ATGTCTTTATATGAAACGGCTGTATTCCGCATAGGGGATACAGCCGGTTTTTTATGGAAAAACTGGGATGACGCCTATATCATTTTTGATCCCAGGTCCGGCCATACGCAGGCGATGAACATTTTCGCCCGGGAAATCCTTGCCATTATCGAGGAAAAACCAAGCTCACTTCAGGACATATGTCATGAGCTGGAAACTGTGATGGAAGAAAAATTTTCTGAAGACATCCGGCAGAATATCCGTCAGACTATGGCGGAATTTGACAAAATGGGACTGATCGAACCCACTGATGCATAA
- a CDS encoding sensor histidine kinase, producing MDQKNSYNSPLNELRPLLYALPVAVLLLIFTLFETVSVATAFILSVLTFISMIYLNRRYEEEIAELRRKTILQEHESRDTRASQFLLTNIMENLTDPFLLLDSRKRILMANKSAINMLGTDILRKDISLFIRNHDVNDAIRKTISTGSSQTVEYLHGNVVPRNMLVRLHALDIQGNEENPENKRYIFLSIYDITLIKQAEQMRVDFVANASHELRTPLASILGFVETLQGPAKNDLPAQERFLRIMHDEASRMTRLVDDLLSLSKIEREAHIPPEGNVHLPTLVSSVLETLDMRLKERNMTVNISNPDNVDNVVGDFDQLTQVVQNLLDNAIKYGRENTAIDIVLKKHISDFPIHEESVSFAITNRGNGIPPEHIPRLMERFYRVDTARSRSLGGTGLGLAIVKHIIQRHKGHILFESEVNEYTRVTVTLPNKKP from the coding sequence TTGGACCAGAAAAACTCATACAACTCCCCCCTGAACGAACTGCGGCCGCTTCTTTATGCCCTGCCGGTTGCAGTCCTTCTTCTTATCTTTACGTTGTTCGAGACTGTGTCCGTCGCCACGGCATTCATTCTGTCCGTCCTGACATTTATCAGCATGATTTACCTGAACCGCAGGTACGAAGAGGAAATCGCCGAGCTGCGCCGGAAAACCATTCTGCAGGAACATGAAAGCCGGGACACCAGGGCCTCACAATTCCTTCTGACCAACATCATGGAGAATCTGACTGACCCCTTCCTTTTGCTGGATTCCCGTAAAAGAATACTGATGGCCAACAAGTCTGCCATCAATATGCTCGGGACGGATATCCTGCGCAAGGATATCTCCCTGTTTATCCGAAATCACGATGTCAATGATGCCATCCGGAAAACCATCAGTACCGGCAGCAGTCAGACCGTAGAATATCTGCATGGCAATGTGGTTCCCCGCAACATGCTGGTTCGACTTCACGCCCTGGACATTCAGGGCAATGAGGAAAACCCCGAAAACAAGCGATATATTTTTCTTTCCATTTATGACATCACACTGATCAAGCAGGCGGAACAGATGCGGGTCGATTTTGTCGCCAATGCAAGCCATGAACTCAGAACGCCGCTGGCCAGCATCCTTGGTTTTGTGGAAACCCTGCAGGGTCCGGCCAAAAATGACCTCCCGGCACAGGAACGTTTTCTGCGCATCATGCATGACGAAGCGAGCCGCATGACACGCCTCGTAGACGATCTGCTTTCCCTGTCAAAGATCGAACGGGAAGCCCATATCCCGCCCGAAGGCAATGTCCACCTGCCCACCCTTGTCAGCAGTGTTCTTGAAACACTGGATATGCGCCTCAAAGAACGCAACATGACTGTCAACATCAGCAATCCCGACAATGTGGATAATGTAGTTGGCGATTTTGACCAGTTGACCCAGGTCGTCCAGAATCTGCTCGACAATGCGATCAAATACGGCCGGGAAAATACTGCCATTGATATTGTCCTGAAGAAACACATCAGTGACTTCCCCATTCACGAGGAAAGTGTAAGCTTTGCAATCACCAACCGGGGTAACGGCATTCCGCCTGAACATATTCCCAGACTCATGGAAAGATTCTATCGGGTTGACACTGCCCGGTCCCGCAGTCTCGGGGGGACGGGACTGGGACTCGCCATCGTAAAACACATTATTCAGCGTCATAAAGGGCATATTTTGTTTGAAAGTGAAGTCAATGAATATACTCGCGTCACCGTCACTCTCCCCAACAAGAAACCCTAA